From Saprospiraceae bacterium, one genomic window encodes:
- a CDS encoding cytochrome C peroxidase — translation MRFFHKWIAACIALIWLILVFAFDMVRTPSERHYSKQILQMREQLNTTREQLDSLDAGLAIHRIHTARIALKKIDFWLRYLEPISYKLINGPLPLEWETEVFEKFEKPYARYGGGLTLAENYLEEEEFSADSLHHLLDTALKTCDVFWHDSIRVFLRTPDAFFYAQRLFLLNLAAIYTTGFECPDTSRIIPELKILCNSVAEIHEAHNVSFPEFSLTDSFNLVYRSMLVWLSQQSDVWSKFSHFMFIRDYVEPLFGLNQRMIQKYRMRSFSFNDYSLSKKAVSIFDKRLYEAQDDMGVFRPARLEEQKREIIALGKLLFYDPIFSSNNQRACASCHVPSMFFTDTTVQSALKFDRRSRLERNTPSLLGSIHQHLLMHDGRHFNLVKQMKEVVSNPEELKEDTLRLVRKIMSIPEYALKLKSVASFTSIKKPSFEHLTGAISMYLGQFVYENSAFDRMIRNEEKPDELAVQGFNLFMGKAQCGTCHFPPQFGGVKPPYVGSEFEVLGVPADTSFQSVSRDSGRYHFHPSKETFRAFRTPTVRNSHLTKPYMHNGVFWSLEEVVDFYNNGGGQGRGLILDNQTLSSDSLKLTRSEMNALIHFMQTLDEKIETGVPPDALPLSKNKKYQHRKVGGEY, via the coding sequence ATGCGTTTTTTTCATAAATGGATTGCAGCTTGCATCGCATTAATTTGGCTGATCCTGGTGTTTGCTTTTGATATGGTGAGAACTCCATCAGAAAGGCATTATTCAAAGCAAATACTTCAAATGAGGGAGCAGTTGAATACAACCAGAGAACAACTTGATTCGCTTGATGCAGGACTTGCCATTCATCGAATCCATACTGCCAGAATTGCATTGAAAAAGATTGACTTTTGGCTTCGATATCTTGAACCAATCTCTTATAAATTAATCAATGGTCCGCTGCCCTTAGAATGGGAGACGGAAGTTTTTGAAAAATTTGAAAAGCCTTATGCACGTTATGGTGGTGGATTGACACTGGCAGAAAACTATCTGGAAGAGGAGGAATTTTCTGCAGATTCTTTGCACCATTTATTGGATACGGCCTTAAAAACCTGTGATGTTTTTTGGCATGATTCGATCAGGGTATTTTTAAGAACGCCGGATGCTTTTTTCTATGCACAGAGATTGTTTTTATTAAATCTGGCCGCCATTTATACCACTGGTTTTGAATGTCCGGATACATCCAGAATTATTCCTGAATTAAAAATTCTTTGCAATTCAGTTGCTGAAATACATGAAGCCCACAATGTCAGCTTTCCAGAGTTTTCATTAACCGACTCTTTTAACCTTGTTTATCGCTCAATGTTGGTTTGGTTGTCACAACAATCAGATGTTTGGAGTAAGTTTTCTCACTTTATGTTCATTCGCGATTATGTGGAACCTTTATTTGGCTTGAATCAACGGATGATTCAGAAATACAGAATGAGGTCGTTCAGTTTTAATGATTATTCTTTAAGCAAGAAGGCAGTGTCGATATTTGACAAACGACTTTATGAAGCCCAGGATGACATGGGGGTTTTTCGTCCGGCCAGATTGGAAGAACAAAAACGGGAAATCATTGCCCTTGGAAAATTGCTTTTCTACGATCCCATTTTTTCTTCCAACAATCAACGGGCCTGTGCTTCTTGCCATGTTCCATCAATGTTCTTCACAGATACAACAGTACAAAGTGCCTTGAAATTTGATCGCAGAAGTCGATTGGAAAGAAATACTCCTTCGTTGCTGGGAAGCATTCACCAGCATTTGTTGATGCACGATGGCAGACATTTTAATCTGGTGAAGCAGATGAAAGAGGTAGTATCCAATCCCGAGGAACTCAAGGAAGATACCTTGCGACTGGTCAGAAAGATCATGTCTATTCCTGAATACGCTTTAAAATTGAAATCGGTAGCCTCCTTTACTTCCATCAAGAAACCATCTTTTGAACACCTTACCGGAGCTATTTCGATGTACCTGGGGCAGTTTGTATATGAAAACTCGGCCTTTGACCGAATGATCAGAAACGAAGAAAAACCGGATGAGCTGGCGGTTCAGGGATTTAACTTGTTTATGGGTAAAGCGCAGTGTGGAACCTGTCACTTTCCCCCACAATTCGGAGGGGTCAAACCACCTTATGTGGGTTCTGAGTTTGAAGTACTCGGAGTTCCTGCGGACACTTCGTTTCAATCGGTGAGCAGGGATTCAGGGAGGTATCATTTTCATCCATCCAAGGAAACCTTTAGAGCATTCCGAACACCAACGGTTCGCAACAGTCATCTGACCAAGCCCTATATGCACAATGGGGTATTTTGGAGTTTGGAAGAAGTGGTGGACTTTTACAACAATGGTGGAGGTCAGGGAAGGGGCTTGATACTCGATAACCAAACGCTCTCTTCAGATAGTTTGAAATTGACCAGATCAGAAATGAATGCCTTAATTCATTTTATGCAAACCTTGGACGAGAAAATTGAAACTGGAGTTCCACCCGATGCATTACCTTTATCTAAAAATAAGAAATACCAACATAGGAAAGTTGGAGGAGAATATTAA
- a CDS encoding cytochrome c: MKEKMITGLILLFSFLSCKPRIYYPLPENASANSKKVMQEYFNQGKDLYKINCSSCHGIYSRARDNSPDFTNQQLDTYLSKLKMESSDQHSMTEHISYNDMEAILHFLTYKRVRK; encoded by the coding sequence ATGAAAGAGAAAATGATTACTGGTTTGATTTTATTGTTCAGTTTCTTAAGCTGTAAACCTAGAATTTATTATCCCTTACCGGAAAATGCATCTGCCAACAGCAAAAAAGTCATGCAGGAATATTTTAACCAAGGTAAGGATCTTTATAAAATAAATTGTAGCAGCTGCCATGGCATTTATTCAAGAGCCAGGGACAACTCACCGGATTTTACCAACCAGCAATTAGACACCTATCTCTCAAAATTAAAAATGGAGTCTTCTGACCAGCACAGCATGACGGAGCACATTAGTTACAACGACATGGAAGCCATTCTTCATTTTTTAACGTATAAACGAGTGAGGAAGTAA
- a CDS encoding 2-oxoglutarate dehydrogenase E1 component translates to MKDHSFLSNAHPSYIEDLYQKWSKDPESVDFEWSRFFQGFNMGLGQSENNHKPEFLPKELSVFALIEAYRQRGHLLSDTNPIRTRKDRKPGLSIGDFGLSESDLKEEFIATSVLLGRKGTLAELIAQLRKIYCEKIGFEYQYIEDQKKYQWLKKEIESRKDSLDFGLNLDRKKGILKDLNGAVIFEKFLHTKYVGQKRFSLEGGESTIPALHTMIQEGSELGVEEVVIGMAHRGRLNVLANVLGKTYEQIFSEFEGTAVPDLSFGSGDVKYHLGFSSQIKTEMGKTIQLKLAPNPSHLESVDPVVEGLARAKADLLYKSDYDKILPILIHGDAAVAGQGVVYETLQMSQLEGYYTGGTIHFIINNQIGFTTDFEDARSSTYSSSVAAIVQAPVFHVNGDDPEAVVYVAELALKYRQEFNTDVFIDMVCYRRHGHNEGDDPKFTQPSMYHIISQHPNVRDQYISVLNGRGELEKKMAEDLEKEFWEVLQLRLDQVKEKPLPYAYQEPELAWKNLRKNVREYSEEDQPVTGIQIDDIKILFSKILNIPKDFRPLAKVEKILKQWKSLAEKELCDWSMAETLAYASLLSEGKNVRLSGQDVKRGTFSHRHAVLFDEKNNLEYNRLNQISENQGKFLIYNSLLSEFAVLGFEYGYSLATPNHLVIWEAQFGDFSNGAQVIFDQYIASAELKWSRMSGLVLLLPHGYDGQGPEHSSARMERYLQACAEFNIIVANVSTPSNFFHLMRRQLAFNFRKPLVVMSPKSLFRHPECMSSLNEFGPDTKFKEIMIDPIADPKSIEKILFCSGQVYYDLKRIKEKDKKENILLVRLEQLYPFPTTAIKEILHQYPKVESRWVQEEPLNMGAAAHVRSWWPGVSLTVVARPASASPAVGYKKVHESQQEEILYKAFM, encoded by the coding sequence ATAAAAGACCACTCTTTTTTGTCCAACGCACACCCTTCCTACATAGAAGATCTCTATCAAAAATGGTCCAAAGATCCTGAAAGTGTGGACTTTGAATGGTCCAGATTTTTTCAGGGCTTCAACATGGGATTGGGTCAATCCGAAAACAATCATAAACCGGAATTTCTCCCAAAAGAATTGTCCGTATTTGCGCTGATCGAAGCATACAGACAACGAGGACATTTATTGTCAGACACCAATCCAATCCGAACCAGAAAAGATCGAAAACCGGGTCTTTCGATTGGGGATTTTGGTTTATCAGAATCTGATTTGAAGGAGGAATTTATTGCAACATCCGTCCTTCTAGGAAGAAAAGGTACCCTGGCTGAATTGATTGCACAATTGCGTAAAATTTATTGCGAAAAAATTGGTTTTGAATATCAATACATCGAAGATCAAAAAAAGTACCAATGGCTAAAAAAAGAAATAGAATCCAGAAAAGACAGCCTTGATTTTGGATTGAACTTGGATAGAAAAAAGGGGATTCTGAAAGACTTGAATGGCGCAGTTATTTTTGAGAAATTTTTGCATACTAAGTACGTAGGTCAAAAACGCTTTTCTTTGGAGGGTGGTGAAAGCACCATACCTGCCTTACACACCATGATTCAGGAAGGTTCAGAACTCGGTGTTGAAGAAGTGGTCATTGGCATGGCTCACCGTGGTCGTTTGAATGTATTGGCCAATGTATTGGGAAAGACTTACGAGCAAATATTTAGTGAGTTTGAAGGAACGGCTGTTCCGGATTTGAGTTTTGGTTCGGGAGATGTAAAATACCATTTGGGCTTTTCTTCTCAAATAAAAACTGAGATGGGAAAAACAATCCAGCTAAAACTTGCTCCCAACCCATCTCATCTTGAATCCGTCGATCCTGTCGTAGAAGGATTGGCCAGGGCCAAAGCAGATCTCTTGTATAAATCGGATTACGACAAAATTTTGCCGATTTTAATTCACGGAGATGCTGCAGTTGCAGGGCAAGGAGTGGTCTATGAGACCTTGCAAATGTCACAACTCGAAGGATACTATACGGGAGGTACCATCCACTTTATTATCAACAACCAAATTGGCTTTACCACAGACTTCGAAGATGCCCGATCTTCAACATACAGCAGCAGCGTGGCAGCAATCGTCCAGGCACCTGTTTTTCACGTCAACGGGGATGATCCGGAGGCTGTGGTCTATGTTGCTGAGCTTGCTTTAAAATACAGGCAAGAATTCAATACCGATGTTTTTATCGACATGGTGTGCTATCGCAGACATGGACACAACGAAGGAGATGATCCTAAGTTTACGCAACCTTCCATGTATCATATTATCAGCCAGCATCCCAATGTGAGGGATCAATATATATCCGTTTTGAACGGCAGGGGAGAATTAGAAAAAAAGATGGCGGAAGATCTTGAAAAAGAGTTTTGGGAAGTTCTGCAATTGAGGCTCGATCAGGTAAAAGAGAAGCCGCTACCGTATGCTTACCAGGAACCTGAGCTTGCCTGGAAAAACTTAAGAAAAAATGTAAGAGAATATTCAGAAGAAGACCAGCCGGTGACTGGAATTCAGATAGATGATATAAAAATTCTCTTCTCAAAAATTTTGAACATCCCCAAAGATTTTCGACCACTTGCTAAAGTCGAAAAAATATTAAAACAATGGAAATCCTTAGCCGAAAAGGAATTGTGCGATTGGTCGATGGCAGAGACTTTGGCCTATGCCAGTCTCCTTTCAGAAGGAAAAAATGTTAGGCTTTCAGGCCAGGATGTGAAGAGAGGTACTTTTTCACACAGACACGCCGTGTTGTTTGATGAGAAAAATAATCTTGAATACAATCGATTGAATCAAATTTCAGAAAACCAAGGGAAATTTTTGATTTACAATTCTCTTTTGTCTGAATTTGCCGTCTTGGGTTTTGAATATGGATACTCTCTGGCTACACCCAATCATCTGGTGATCTGGGAAGCGCAATTTGGAGATTTTTCCAATGGAGCCCAGGTTATTTTTGATCAATACATTGCCTCTGCAGAACTCAAGTGGAGTCGCATGAGCGGATTGGTTTTGTTGTTGCCACATGGTTATGACGGACAGGGGCCTGAACATTCATCTGCCCGAATGGAGCGATATCTGCAAGCCTGTGCAGAATTCAACATCATTGTCGCCAATGTTTCAACACCCTCTAATTTTTTTCACCTGATGCGCAGACAACTTGCATTTAATTTCAGAAAACCTTTGGTGGTGATGTCACCCAAATCCCTTTTTAGACATCCTGAATGTATGAGTTCGCTAAATGAGTTTGGTCCGGATACCAAGTTCAAAGAAATCATGATAGATCCAATCGCGGATCCAAAGTCCATTGAGAAAATTTTGTTTTGTTCTGGCCAGGTGTATTACGATTTAAAAAGAATCAAAGAGAAAGACAAAAAAGAAAATATTTTGCTCGTGCGCTTGGAACAACTCTATCCTTTCCCAACAACAGCAATTAAAGAAATTCTTCATCAATATCCAAAGGTAGAATCGCGTTGGGTCCAGGAAGAACCACTTAATATGGGTGCAGCAGCCCATGTGCGCTCGTGGTGGCCAGGTGTTTCGCTCACCGTTGTCGCAAGACCAGCCAGCGCATCTCCTGCAGTTGGATATAAGAAAGTCCACGAGTCACAACAGGAAGAAATTCTCTATAAAGCTTTTATGTAA
- a CDS encoding Crp/Fnr family transcriptional regulator codes for MHSLTELEKIFEKALVDQIRQVGNYRKIEAGAHLIEPGQVLDQIPLVLSGLIKVSRIDDEGREVFLYYVNSQESCAMTFTCCMEHHESEIRATAEEEVEVILLPGYLMDEWMNKFSSWKKFVMQTIHLRFNELLKTLDQIAFQKLDERVVHFLMEKSKATDSTLINLSHEQIAQDLATSRVVISRLLKKLELDKRVLLYRNQIKLLQAFYEL; via the coding sequence ATGCACAGTCTTACGGAATTGGAAAAAATATTTGAAAAAGCACTTGTTGATCAGATTCGACAGGTGGGAAATTATAGAAAAATAGAAGCTGGTGCTCATCTGATAGAACCGGGTCAGGTATTGGATCAAATACCATTGGTTTTGTCTGGTTTGATCAAAGTGAGTCGAATCGATGACGAAGGAAGGGAAGTATTTTTGTATTATGTAAATTCTCAGGAGAGTTGCGCCATGACCTTTACTTGTTGCATGGAGCACCATGAAAGTGAGATCCGAGCCACTGCTGAAGAGGAGGTCGAAGTCATTTTATTGCCAGGATATTTGATGGATGAATGGATGAATAAATTTTCTAGCTGGAAGAAATTTGTCATGCAGACCATTCATCTTCGATTTAATGAGTTATTGAAAACTTTGGATCAAATTGCATTTCAAAAATTGGATGAACGCGTGGTCCATTTTTTAATGGAAAAATCCAAAGCTACCGATTCTACTTTGATCAACCTTAGTCACGAACAGATCGCTCAGGATCTAGCAACTTCGAGGGTAGTGATTTCCAGACTTTTGAAAAAATTGGAATTGGATAAAAGGGTTTTACTTTACCGCAATCAGATTAAATTGTTACAAGCTTTTTACGAATTGTAA
- the rny gene encoding ribonuclease Y — protein MDPIIGLILGLLGGSGIGFFIIRAVVAKSNQKKLEDINKSSDLELEKARITAQRILDEATNKADKIISKAEAKNDAIKQQKILETRENFNKLKSEFESFKNSQMIDLKERELKVSVIEKDARQMKQDIEIREAEINTLRENLEKQLKIVSKKKEELENANEERIQQLQQIARLTESEAKELLLQAVKAKAANDALAMEKEIVENAKANANKEAKKIVIQTIQRMCAEYTIENSVSVFNLDSDDIKGQIIGREGRNIRALEAATGAEIVVDDTPEAIIISSFDPIRREVARLSLKRLVADGRIHPARIEEVAAKVKKQLEEQIVEIGERTIIDLDIHGLDPYLVRMIGRMRFRSSYGQNLLEHSMETANLCAVMAAELGLNPKQIKMAKRAGLLHDIGKVAEEESELSHALFGMKLCEKYKEHEVIINAVGAHHDEIEMNNIISPIVQACDAISGARPGARREILESYLKRINELEELAMTYEGVSKAYALQAGRELRVIVESEKVTDQYADDLAFMISQKIQDEMQYPGQVKVTVIREKRATAFAR, from the coding sequence ATGGATCCAATCATTGGTTTAATTTTGGGTTTGCTTGGAGGCAGCGGAATCGGATTTTTTATCATCCGCGCTGTGGTGGCAAAATCAAATCAGAAAAAACTAGAGGATATCAACAAATCCTCGGACCTCGAACTTGAAAAAGCGAGAATAACAGCCCAGAGAATCCTGGATGAGGCCACCAACAAAGCGGATAAAATCATATCCAAGGCAGAGGCCAAAAACGACGCAATCAAGCAACAAAAAATCCTAGAAACCAGGGAGAATTTCAACAAGCTCAAATCCGAATTCGAATCTTTTAAAAACAGTCAGATGATTGATTTAAAAGAGAGGGAACTCAAAGTGAGCGTGATTGAAAAAGATGCCCGGCAAATGAAGCAGGATATTGAAATCCGAGAAGCTGAGATCAATACCTTGCGAGAAAATCTGGAAAAACAACTAAAAATTGTTTCCAAGAAAAAAGAAGAACTCGAAAACGCCAACGAAGAGCGCATCCAGCAGCTCCAACAAATAGCTCGTTTAACGGAATCTGAGGCCAAGGAATTATTGCTTCAGGCTGTAAAAGCCAAAGCTGCGAATGACGCTCTCGCGATGGAAAAAGAAATTGTGGAAAATGCAAAAGCCAACGCCAACAAAGAAGCGAAAAAAATAGTGATCCAGACCATTCAAAGGATGTGTGCAGAATACACCATTGAAAATTCTGTTTCCGTCTTCAACTTAGACAGCGATGACATTAAGGGACAGATCATCGGAAGAGAAGGAAGAAATATCCGTGCTCTGGAAGCTGCTACAGGTGCCGAGATCGTGGTTGATGATACTCCGGAGGCCATCATTATTTCCAGTTTTGACCCTATCAGAAGAGAGGTGGCCAGATTGTCTTTAAAACGTTTGGTGGCAGACGGTAGAATCCATCCTGCCAGAATTGAAGAAGTTGCTGCCAAAGTGAAAAAGCAATTGGAAGAACAGATTGTAGAAATAGGCGAGAGAACGATCATTGATTTAGACATTCATGGTTTGGATCCATATCTGGTGAGAATGATTGGAAGAATGAGATTCAGATCATCTTATGGACAAAATCTTTTGGAACACTCTATGGAGACTGCCAATCTATGTGCCGTAATGGCTGCAGAACTTGGTTTAAATCCAAAGCAGATCAAGATGGCCAAGAGAGCCGGACTTTTGCACGATATTGGAAAGGTGGCAGAAGAAGAATCCGAACTTTCACATGCGCTTTTTGGAATGAAGCTCTGTGAAAAATACAAAGAGCATGAAGTCATCATCAACGCGGTGGGTGCCCACCACGATGAGATTGAAATGAACAATATCATCTCTCCGATCGTCCAGGCATGTGATGCCATCTCAGGCGCGAGACCGGGAGCCAGAAGGGAAATTCTGGAGTCGTATCTCAAACGCATCAATGAATTGGAAGAACTTGCCATGACTTACGAAGGTGTTTCCAAGGCCTATGCTTTACAGGCAGGGCGCGAACTTCGCGTGATTGTGGAAAGTGAAAAAGTCACCGACCAATATGCGGATGATTTGGCATTTATGATCTCTCAAAAAATCCAGGATGAGATGCAATATCCTGGGCAGGTCAAGGTTACGGTGATTCGTGAAAAACGTGCGACCGCTTTTGCAAGATAA
- a CDS encoding phenylalanine--tRNA ligase subunit beta — MRVSIDWLKQYLKFDESPEEICDILTSLGLEAEGMEKMESVKGGLEGVVVGQVLQVWPHPNADRLKLTRVDIGATEILQIVCGAANVAEGQKVLVAKEGSTIHPISGEPLTIKKGKIRGEFSEGMICAEDELGLGKSHEGIMVLEDDAPVGQAAALFLKLESDQIIEIGLTPNRADATHHLGVARDILAWLRVHRTPNASLVLPPLAPIHQISQGSKEFKIEVEDFEKCPRYSGVIINNIKVAPSPKWLQQRITSMGHKPVNNIVDITNFILFEMGQPLHAFDLKHLAKGVRIKQAEKDAKFVTLDGMERKLDSEDLMICNLEGKSLCMAGVLGGLDSGVNEDTVSIFLESAHFNPSSIRKTSTRHLIFSQAAKIFEKGSDPNLCLTALQRAVYLIQDIAGGKIEGDYFDRYPNPVLPVKIHLSLEEISSLTGIALDESTLKQIFLALEMDFTDHRDGNFTVEIPSSKPDVKRPADLIEEICRVYGLDHIPVLPKIQISFPKKIKSSYSLRKKMADWLTANGFHETMTISHASSALALKSEVWKDDELVYIHNTSNTSLNIMKPSVLLCGLENIAFNQNRQQADLAIFEFAREYRINEGKIHESSKLGIWWTGQMQAAHWLKPKPEGYHFYDLKSTVEGLLYHFGVLHQVKPEDPGMMEGGIWEYGQKWGKVAIGGLVSTRFTKMYDIKKSVWFAQFNLDRLEQLFQKSPIPFKEISKFPSSSRDLAVVIPEELSYQKIKDLAIRKLGKTLISIELFDVYRNSELLGAGKKSYALHFEFSSSEGPLSAKYLDQLMQNCIEEMESEFGALVRK; from the coding sequence ATGCGAGTATCAATAGACTGGTTAAAGCAATACCTCAAATTCGATGAATCACCGGAAGAGATCTGTGACATATTGACTTCTCTTGGTCTGGAAGCTGAGGGAATGGAAAAAATGGAATCGGTCAAAGGTGGGTTGGAAGGAGTGGTTGTCGGTCAGGTGCTTCAGGTGTGGCCTCACCCCAATGCTGACCGGCTTAAACTGACACGCGTGGATATTGGAGCTACCGAAATACTTCAAATTGTGTGTGGTGCAGCCAATGTAGCCGAAGGTCAAAAAGTGTTGGTGGCGAAAGAAGGCAGCACAATCCATCCCATATCCGGAGAACCACTTACCATTAAAAAAGGTAAAATCCGGGGTGAATTTTCTGAAGGAATGATTTGCGCGGAAGATGAGTTGGGTCTTGGAAAAAGCCATGAAGGAATCATGGTTTTGGAGGATGATGCTCCTGTTGGGCAGGCAGCTGCTTTGTTTCTAAAATTAGAATCGGATCAAATTATTGAAATTGGCCTGACGCCTAACCGCGCCGATGCCACCCATCATTTGGGCGTAGCCCGCGATATTCTCGCTTGGTTGAGGGTCCATAGAACCCCAAATGCAAGCTTGGTTCTTCCACCATTGGCTCCCATCCATCAAATAAGTCAAGGATCAAAGGAATTTAAAATCGAAGTAGAGGATTTTGAAAAATGTCCAAGATACTCCGGCGTCATTATAAATAATATCAAAGTTGCGCCGTCGCCAAAATGGCTCCAGCAACGAATCACTTCGATGGGCCACAAACCAGTCAATAATATTGTGGACATTACCAATTTTATTCTTTTTGAAATGGGTCAACCGCTGCATGCCTTTGACCTCAAACACCTTGCCAAAGGCGTCCGAATTAAACAGGCTGAAAAAGATGCAAAGTTCGTCACGCTGGACGGCATGGAAAGAAAATTGGATTCTGAAGACTTAATGATTTGTAATTTGGAAGGAAAGTCACTTTGCATGGCTGGCGTCCTCGGTGGTTTAGACAGCGGTGTAAATGAAGATACCGTTTCCATTTTTTTAGAGTCCGCGCATTTTAATCCATCCAGCATTCGAAAGACTTCAACAAGACATTTGATTTTCTCACAGGCGGCTAAAATATTTGAAAAAGGATCAGATCCCAATCTCTGTTTAACTGCATTACAACGGGCCGTTTACTTAATTCAAGACATCGCCGGAGGAAAAATAGAAGGTGATTATTTTGACCGTTATCCCAATCCCGTACTCCCTGTAAAAATTCATCTTTCCTTGGAGGAAATCAGTTCGCTGACCGGCATTGCTTTGGATGAATCCACATTAAAACAAATCTTTTTGGCTTTGGAAATGGATTTCACCGACCATAGAGATGGAAATTTTACAGTTGAAATTCCGAGTTCCAAACCAGACGTCAAAAGACCTGCTGATCTGATCGAAGAGATTTGCCGGGTGTACGGATTGGACCATATTCCTGTACTCCCAAAAATACAAATATCCTTTCCAAAGAAAATAAAGTCGTCCTATTCTTTGCGAAAAAAAATGGCCGATTGGTTAACAGCCAATGGTTTTCATGAGACCATGACCATTTCACATGCTTCATCAGCTCTGGCACTGAAATCAGAAGTATGGAAAGATGACGAGCTTGTCTACATTCACAATACAAGCAATACCTCTTTGAATATCATGAAACCATCTGTATTGCTTTGTGGTCTTGAAAACATCGCTTTTAATCAAAACAGACAACAAGCTGATTTGGCAATTTTTGAATTTGCGCGAGAATACAGAATCAATGAAGGCAAGATCCATGAGTCATCAAAACTCGGGATTTGGTGGACCGGACAAATGCAGGCGGCCCACTGGCTCAAACCCAAACCTGAGGGATATCATTTTTATGATTTAAAATCTACCGTTGAAGGACTTTTGTATCATTTTGGGGTCTTGCACCAGGTAAAACCAGAAGATCCGGGGATGATGGAAGGAGGCATTTGGGAATACGGACAGAAATGGGGCAAAGTGGCCATCGGCGGGCTTGTTTCCACCCGCTTCACCAAAATGTACGACATTAAAAAATCAGTTTGGTTTGCCCAGTTTAATCTGGATCGTCTAGAGCAGTTGTTTCAGAAATCTCCAATTCCATTTAAAGAAATCAGCAAATTTCCAAGCTCATCCAGGGATTTGGCCGTTGTCATTCCCGAAGAGCTAAGTTATCAGAAAATCAAAGACCTGGCAATTAGGAAATTGGGGAAAACCTTGATTTCTATTGAGTTATTTGACGTATATCGAAACTCAGAGCTGCTGGGTGCCGGTAAAAAATCGTATGCGCTTCATTTTGAATTTAGCTCATCGGAAGGCCCTCTTTCGGCGAAATACCTGGATCAGTTGATGCAGAACTGTATTGAAGAAATGGAAAGTGAATTTGGGGCCCTGGTTAGAAAATAA